Proteins encoded together in one Candidatus Babeliales bacterium window:
- a CDS encoding acetyl-CoA carboxylase biotin carboxyl carrier protein subunit, whose translation MAITTWSVRQHVYMIDLKKVGQHAFEGTLACDGVLRNVAVKIINYDQHKKLLTCMLDGQFFSAFVAASSGNYNVFVEQALQSFLVSVVQAGQKQAVEHKKTFTPHLTSPLAGRVIKILVEHGNVVQARQPLVIIESMKMENEICAPHAAIVSSLTVAEGHVVSSNQQLMTFDAI comes from the coding sequence GTGGCGATAACAACCTGGTCTGTTAGGCAGCATGTGTACATGATTGATCTAAAAAAAGTTGGCCAGCATGCGTTTGAAGGTACATTGGCGTGCGACGGTGTGCTGCGTAATGTTGCAGTAAAAATCATAAACTATGATCAGCACAAAAAACTGCTGACCTGCATGCTTGACGGTCAGTTTTTTTCGGCGTTTGTTGCCGCAAGCTCGGGGAACTATAACGTTTTTGTTGAGCAGGCACTGCAATCATTTTTGGTGTCTGTAGTTCAAGCTGGCCAAAAGCAGGCAGTTGAACATAAAAAAACTTTTACCCCGCATCTTACCAGTCCGTTGGCTGGGCGTGTGATAAAAATATTGGTGGAGCACGGGAATGTGGTGCAGGCGCGCCAGCCGCTGGTGATTATTGAATCTATGAAAATGGAAAATGAAATTTGCGCGCCACATGCTGCCATAGTTTCTTCGCTGACCGTTGCTGAAGGGCATGTGGTCAGTTCCAATCAACAGCTCATGACCTTTGATGCAATTTAG
- a CDS encoding ATP-grasp domain-containing protein translates to MHINPDNPVVLRASRSGAYRRISKILIANRSEIAVRIQATCRALGIATVAVYAPEDVSLRFVRTADQAFALPGSGRAAYMDQEALLEIALRSGADAVHPGYGFLAENATFARRVQAAGLTWVGPRHDLIALMGDKIGARCTIEQAGVPVVPGFFADVTKPLACLAAKEHAAVLGYPLMIKDPLGGGGKGMVRVAHADAFQNSWDMAVRQAAKLTGSTKLLIERCLENTRHLEVQVAGDGTRAVHFFERECSIQRRHQKIIEESPCLFVSEATRARLHELGVKAAQMIGYDSVGTVEFLVTADEQCYFLEMNTRLQVEHSVTELTTGVDLVALQIALAQGQPLPCQQADIVQRGHAIECRIYAEDPEQNFFPSTGVIHYFQPPSVPFMRHDHDLFEGVEITSCFDPMIAKVTTYGASRTHATQFMAEALRQYGIEGITTNRAFLRSILDSEIFEIGAFDTATQFMVAQLETVCQQAAREAAVIIAAVMQQVFAEQPAVPQKQVGSGWCSDSWKGQQWR, encoded by the coding sequence ATGCACATCAATCCGGATAACCCGGTCGTTCTCAGAGCTTCGCGTAGCGGGGCGTATCGACGGATCAGTAAAATTCTTATCGCCAACCGTTCCGAAATTGCTGTGCGCATTCAGGCAACCTGCCGTGCTCTTGGCATAGCAACGGTGGCAGTGTACGCCCCAGAAGATGTTTCTTTGCGCTTTGTACGCACAGCCGACCAGGCCTTTGCATTGCCGGGCAGTGGGCGTGCGGCCTACATGGACCAGGAAGCGTTACTAGAAATCGCCCTGCGCTCGGGAGCCGATGCCGTGCACCCTGGTTATGGCTTTTTGGCAGAGAATGCAACGTTTGCTCGCCGCGTTCAAGCGGCAGGGCTTACCTGGGTTGGTCCGCGCCATGACCTCATCGCGTTGATGGGCGACAAAATTGGCGCACGTTGCACGATCGAGCAAGCTGGTGTTCCGGTAGTGCCCGGATTCTTTGCTGACGTTACCAAGCCTTTGGCGTGCCTTGCGGCAAAAGAACACGCGGCGGTCTTGGGCTACCCGCTCATGATTAAAGATCCGTTGGGGGGTGGTGGCAAGGGGATGGTGCGCGTGGCGCATGCAGATGCTTTCCAAAATTCTTGGGACATGGCGGTGCGCCAAGCGGCAAAGCTGACCGGTTCTACAAAGCTTTTAATTGAGCGCTGTCTAGAAAATACCCGCCACCTTGAAGTGCAAGTTGCTGGCGATGGAACGCGGGCGGTTCACTTTTTTGAGCGCGAATGTTCTATTCAGCGTCGGCACCAAAAAATTATTGAAGAGTCTCCCTGTTTGTTTGTGAGTGAAGCAACGCGCGCTCGTTTGCATGAGTTGGGCGTTAAAGCGGCGCAGATGATTGGCTATGACAGTGTGGGTACCGTTGAGTTTTTGGTAACGGCCGACGAGCAGTGTTATTTTTTGGAAATGAATACGCGCTTGCAAGTGGAGCATTCGGTTACCGAGCTTACCACCGGCGTTGATTTGGTAGCGCTGCAAATTGCGTTGGCCCAAGGCCAGCCGCTGCCGTGCCAGCAGGCAGACATTGTGCAGCGTGGCCATGCCATTGAGTGTCGCATTTATGCTGAAGATCCCGAACAAAATTTTTTTCCTTCAACCGGCGTTATTCATTACTTTCAGCCACCAAGTGTGCCGTTTATGCGGCATGATCACGATCTTTTTGAAGGCGTTGAAATAACGTCGTGCTTTGACCCGATGATCGCAAAAGTTACCACGTATGGCGCTTCGCGCACGCATGCAACGCAATTTATGGCCGAAGCGCTGCGGCAGTATGGCATTGAAGGTATTACCACCAATCGTGCTTTTTTGCGCAGCATTTTAGATTCAGAAATTTTTGAGATTGGTGCCTTTGATACCGCAACGCAGTTTATGGTGGCGCAGTTAGAAACGGTTTGCCAGCAGGCAGCGCGTGAAGCTGCTGTGATTATTGCTGCTGTTATGCAACAAGTTTTTGCTGAGCAACCAGCGGTGCCTCAAAAACAAGTAGGTAGTGGCTGGTGCAGCGATAGCTGGAAAGGGCAGCAGTGGCGATAA